The Breoghania sp. genome has a segment encoding these proteins:
- a CDS encoding class I SAM-dependent methyltransferase yields MTTASPAIANAEASHSCRACGSALKNTLIDLGEQPIANAFLPADFSGEERRFPLAVMVCEECLLVQAAHSIPADAIFDADYAYFSSYSDSWLEHARLYSASMIDRFALDTSSKVVEVASNDGYLLRNFVEAGIPALGVEPTANTAQAAIERGVPTHIDFFGTETARLLASQGHSADLMAANNVLAHVPDIIDFLTGFALLLKPEGVVTFEFPHLYNLIRLCQFDTIYHEHFSYLSLVAVEKAMERAGLRVFDVEQLPTHGGSLRVFACRRQAHHAECAGVEVVRKIERDAGMHDMSGYQGLAPAAEHCRETFLEFLERAKSDGATVAAYGAAAKGNTFLNYCGVSKADIACVADRSAAKQGKHLPGSHIPVVAPQELKSQRPDFIVILPWNLRAEIMSDLAFARDWGGRFVIAIPETEIL; encoded by the coding sequence ATGACCACAGCATCGCCCGCGATTGCCAACGCCGAAGCCTCCCATAGCTGCCGGGCCTGCGGCTCCGCCCTCAAGAACACGCTGATCGACCTCGGCGAACAACCGATTGCGAACGCCTTTCTTCCAGCTGATTTTTCCGGTGAGGAAAGGCGCTTTCCGCTGGCCGTGATGGTCTGCGAGGAATGCCTGCTGGTTCAGGCGGCCCACTCCATCCCCGCCGACGCGATCTTCGATGCCGACTACGCCTATTTCTCCAGCTACTCGGATTCCTGGCTGGAGCATGCGCGGCTCTATAGCGCGAGCATGATCGACCGTTTCGCGCTCGACACCTCCAGCAAGGTTGTGGAGGTTGCCAGCAATGACGGCTATCTGTTGAGGAATTTCGTCGAAGCGGGCATCCCCGCGCTGGGCGTCGAGCCCACGGCCAATACGGCACAGGCTGCCATTGAACGCGGGGTCCCAACCCACATCGATTTCTTTGGCACCGAGACCGCGCGCCTGCTGGCCTCGCAGGGGCATTCGGCAGATCTGATGGCCGCCAACAATGTGCTGGCCCATGTTCCCGATATCATCGACTTCCTGACCGGCTTTGCCCTTCTCTTGAAACCGGAGGGCGTCGTTACCTTCGAGTTTCCGCACCTCTACAACCTGATCCGCCTATGCCAGTTCGACACGATCTATCACGAGCATTTCTCGTATCTGTCGCTGGTCGCGGTGGAGAAGGCGATGGAACGCGCAGGCCTGCGGGTCTTCGACGTGGAGCAATTGCCGACGCATGGCGGGTCGCTGCGCGTCTTTGCCTGCCGAAGGCAAGCTCATCACGCCGAATGCGCGGGCGTTGAGGTTGTTCGCAAGATCGAACGCGACGCAGGCATGCATGACATGAGCGGCTATCAGGGACTTGCCCCGGCTGCCGAACATTGCCGCGAAACGTTTCTGGAGTTCCTGGAGCGCGCGAAGTCCGACGGCGCCACGGTCGCGGCCTATGGTGCGGCGGCGAAGGGCAACACGTTCCTCAATTATTGCGGCGTGAGCAAAGCGGATATTGCCTGCGTGGCCGACAGAAGTGCCGCCAAGCAGGGCAAGCACCTGCCTGGCTCGCATATCCCGGTCGTTGCTCCGCAAGAGTTGAAATCCCAGCGTCCGGACTTCATCGTCATTCTACCGTGGAACCTGCGGGCGGAAATCATGTCCGATCTGGCCTTTGCCCGTGATTGGGGCGGCCGCTTTGTTATTGCAATTCCCGAGACAGAGATCCTGTGA
- the rfbG gene encoding CDP-glucose 4,6-dehydratase — protein MTPDPSFWRGRRVLLTGHTGFKGAWAALWLRRMGADVCGLSLAPEGSPNLYDLLNPQTSADWCDLRNPQSVTACVQRAMPEIVLHMAAQSVVRRGYAAPVETFSTNVQGTVNLLEALRETEGVKAVMVITSDKVYRNDGKGRAFQEEDPLGGKDPYSASKACAEHVTSAYAASFLEPKGVRVASARGGNVIGGGDFTVDRILPDIWRATSAGTPLQMRSPRSVRPWQHVLDCLAGYFVFTEQLVSNDEAPRHINIGPDIEDTLEVLPLAETFISAYGKTVPIEIDTSPQPPEAPMLRIDPRLAATSLGWRGRIDARNAARLAAEWYAGYDAGVAAQDLCIEQIESYANGELG, from the coding sequence ATGACACCTGATCCCTCATTCTGGCGGGGACGTCGTGTCCTGCTGACGGGGCACACCGGCTTCAAGGGCGCATGGGCCGCCCTGTGGCTTCGGCGCATGGGAGCCGATGTTTGCGGCCTGTCACTTGCCCCGGAAGGTTCGCCGAACCTTTACGACCTCCTCAACCCGCAGACCTCTGCCGACTGGTGCGACCTGCGCAATCCGCAGTCTGTAACCGCCTGCGTGCAGCGCGCCATGCCCGAGATTGTCTTGCACATGGCCGCCCAGTCCGTCGTACGACGCGGCTATGCAGCGCCCGTCGAGACCTTCTCGACCAACGTTCAAGGCACGGTCAACCTGCTGGAGGCCCTGCGCGAGACGGAGGGCGTGAAGGCCGTCATGGTCATCACCTCCGACAAGGTCTACCGCAATGACGGCAAGGGGCGCGCCTTTCAGGAGGAGGACCCGCTCGGCGGCAAGGATCCCTATTCGGCCTCCAAGGCCTGCGCGGAACACGTGACGTCCGCCTATGCGGCGAGCTTTCTGGAGCCGAAGGGCGTTCGTGTTGCCAGCGCGCGCGGTGGCAATGTGATTGGTGGGGGTGACTTCACCGTCGACCGCATCCTGCCGGATATCTGGCGCGCGACCTCGGCAGGAACCCCGCTCCAGATGCGCTCGCCCCGATCTGTCCGGCCCTGGCAACATGTGCTCGATTGCCTGGCGGGCTATTTCGTCTTCACCGAACAGCTCGTTTCCAATGACGAGGCGCCGCGTCACATCAATATCGGGCCCGATATCGAGGACACGCTGGAAGTGTTGCCGCTTGCGGAGACCTTCATATCTGCCTACGGCAAGACCGTCCCGATAGAAATCGATACATCACCGCAGCCGCCGGAAGCTCCGATGCTCAGAATTGATCCCCGTCTCGCCGCAACATCCCTGGGATGGCGCGGTCGGATTGACGCTCGCAATGCAGCCCGGCTCGCAGCTGAATGGTATGCAGGATATGACGCCGGCGTCGCGGCCCAAGACCTTTGCATCGAACAGATAGAGAGCTACGCGAATGGAGAGCTCGGATGA
- the rfbF gene encoding glucose-1-phosphate cytidylyltransferase, whose amino-acid sequence MKVIILAGGLGTRISEESELRPKPMIEIGGRPILWHIMKIYAAHGFSDFLICGGYKSYMIKEYFQNYHLHQSDVSFELGPNRVEYHTSRAEDWKVTIVDTGETSMTGGRLRRIRPYLNGDETICVTYGDGVADMDITRELAFHREQGRLVTLAAVKPPARFGALKLDGNAVASFQEKPEGGEMVINGGFFIIEPKALERIAGDDTPWEGEPLESLARDGELSAYRHEGFWQPMDTLRDKRQLEAMWERGAPWKIWK is encoded by the coding sequence GTGAAAGTCATAATACTCGCAGGTGGCCTCGGCACCCGTATCTCCGAAGAGAGCGAACTGCGTCCCAAGCCAATGATAGAGATCGGCGGCAGGCCCATTCTCTGGCACATCATGAAGATCTATGCCGCCCACGGTTTTTCCGACTTCCTGATCTGCGGCGGCTACAAGAGCTACATGATCAAGGAGTATTTCCAGAACTACCACCTGCATCAGTCGGACGTGAGCTTCGAGCTGGGGCCGAACCGGGTCGAATACCACACGTCCCGCGCAGAAGACTGGAAGGTGACAATCGTCGATACTGGCGAGACCTCCATGACCGGCGGGCGCCTGCGCCGTATACGCCCCTATCTCAACGGCGATGAGACGATCTGCGTCACCTATGGTGACGGCGTCGCCGATATGGACATAACGCGGGAATTGGCATTCCACCGCGAACAGGGACGTCTGGTCACCCTGGCAGCCGTGAAACCTCCCGCCCGATTTGGCGCGCTCAAACTCGACGGAAACGCGGTTGCCAGCTTTCAGGAAAAGCCCGAAGGCGGAGAGATGGTGATCAATGGCGGCTTTTTCATTATCGAGCCCAAGGCGCTTGAGCGGATCGCCGGCGACGACACCCCCTGGGAAGGCGAACCGCTGGAAAGCCTGGCCCGCGACGGTGAACTCAGCGCCTACCGGCATGAAGGCTTCTGGCAGCCGATGGATACGTTGCGAGACAAGCGGCAACTTGAGGCTATGTGGGAACGGGGCGCGCCTTGGAAAATCTGGAAATGA
- a CDS encoding glycosyltransferase family 2 protein, which yields MKRTKLVIVFPIYNGEKTMLKSLKCVAEQEFRDFKGIILENKSTDNTLNIAQEFCANDDRFEIIQNEEHLSAIDNFINAIQIGREHGEYFCLRACDDLSTPDYFSKLVAALDANPQKLLAAASTLTIDPDGPDFHKVPDPAVLTFWKQVSSGNIPKRLTFPSEWFYGVYRSDGEAADILCTRLPQLGSAWCAASYTVAEFVIRDFATWVEGPEFIFYRGSNSENLYASKSISTMLRQRIRYTVGCYRVLDKLPPLSARTRRLLFKCFWRDARSKTNYRIRRHLKTRVLSAFS from the coding sequence ATGAAACGGACGAAACTGGTCATCGTATTCCCGATATACAATGGGGAAAAAACGATGCTTAAAAGCCTGAAGTGCGTGGCGGAACAAGAATTCCGGGATTTCAAAGGGATCATTCTCGAAAACAAGTCAACAGATAACACACTAAATATTGCCCAGGAGTTTTGCGCCAACGATGACCGCTTCGAGATCATCCAGAACGAAGAACATCTGAGCGCTATAGATAACTTCATAAATGCAATTCAAATCGGACGTGAGCATGGCGAGTATTTCTGCTTACGCGCGTGCGATGACTTGTCGACACCAGACTATTTTTCCAAACTTGTAGCCGCATTGGACGCCAATCCACAGAAATTGCTGGCGGCGGCCTCGACACTCACGATCGATCCCGACGGCCCCGACTTTCACAAGGTTCCAGATCCGGCGGTACTGACGTTCTGGAAGCAGGTCTCCTCCGGCAACATCCCCAAGAGACTGACCTTTCCTTCTGAATGGTTCTACGGCGTTTACCGCTCAGACGGCGAAGCCGCGGATATCCTCTGCACACGCCTCCCGCAACTGGGAAGCGCATGGTGCGCGGCCTCCTATACGGTGGCGGAATTCGTTATTCGAGACTTTGCGACTTGGGTTGAAGGCCCGGAGTTCATCTTCTATCGCGGGTCAAATTCCGAGAATCTCTATGCTTCGAAGTCCATCTCCACGATGCTGCGGCAGAGAATTCGCTACACAGTCGGGTGCTATCGCGTTCTGGACAAACTCCCCCCGCTATCGGCACGAACACGCCGTCTTCTGTTCAAGTGTTTCTGGCGCGACGCGAGAAGCAAGACGAATTATCGCATTCGCCGACACCTGAAGACCCGCGTACTATCGGCATTCTCATGA
- a CDS encoding periplasmic nitrate reductase, NapE protein: MADEELKIRRDERVAFFLLAVVLAPALSVALVGAYGFIIWMS; encoded by the coding sequence ATGGCGGACGAAGAGTTGAAAATCCGGCGCGACGAGCGCGTTGCGTTTTTTCTTCTGGCGGTCGTTCTGGCGCCGGCGCTGTCTGTCGCGCTGGTCGGGGCTTACGGGTTCATCATCTGGATGAGCTAG
- a CDS encoding ferredoxin-type protein NapF — MSSFGKKRREDEVSPSRRAFLRLRKNPEADLLRPPWTDAERVAARCTACKACEAACPENIIRPDSRGHPFISFDGRECSFCGKCAESCDAEVFDLARTPPWDRIAHIDDGCLQDSGVSCHLCRDFCPVSAIRVDLEKQPFGRLTIDAQACTGCGACLGACPQDVVAFSPGSTEQEVA, encoded by the coding sequence ATGTCGTCTTTTGGGAAAAAGAGGCGGGAAGACGAGGTCTCGCCAAGCCGCCGAGCGTTTCTGAGGCTTCGCAAGAACCCAGAAGCGGATCTTCTGCGCCCACCGTGGACCGACGCAGAACGGGTCGCGGCGCGCTGCACCGCCTGCAAGGCCTGCGAGGCTGCCTGCCCAGAAAACATCATCCGCCCCGACAGCCGGGGCCATCCCTTCATCTCTTTCGACGGTCGCGAGTGCAGCTTCTGCGGAAAGTGCGCCGAGTCTTGCGATGCGGAGGTGTTCGACCTGGCGCGAACCCCGCCCTGGGATCGGATCGCGCATATCGATGATGGGTGCCTTCAGGACAGCGGTGTGAGTTGTCATCTCTGCCGGGATTTCTGTCCCGTCTCGGCCATCCGCGTCGATCTGGAGAAGCAGCCCTTCGGACGGCTGACGATCGATGCTCAGGCCTGCACCGGCTGCGGGGCCTGCCTTGGCGCATGCCCACAAGATGTTGTCGCGTTTTCTCCCGGATCCACCGAACAGGAGGTCGCATGA
- a CDS encoding chaperone NapD, translating to MTDPVHIASLLVQSMPDRCAAVEEEISKTPKAEIAHRDGQGRLIVILETASEAEIVKALIDIQLFAGVVSASLVYHQADEDLASEAC from the coding sequence ATGACCGATCCCGTCCATATCGCGAGCCTTCTCGTCCAGTCCATGCCGGACAGGTGTGCGGCGGTGGAAGAGGAAATCTCGAAAACCCCGAAAGCGGAGATCGCCCATCGCGACGGGCAGGGCCGCCTGATCGTCATTCTGGAAACCGCAAGCGAGGCCGAAATCGTCAAGGCGCTTATCGATATCCAGCTTTTCGCCGGGGTGGTGAGCGCATCGCTCGTCTACCACCAGGCGGACGAGGATCTGGCGTCTGAGGCTTGCTGA
- the napA gene encoding nitrate reductase catalytic subunit NapA, producing MSGISRRDVIKAQALAAAAAAVGVSVPVSAQNLVTDAGLTDLKWSKAACRFCGTGCSIMVATKAGRVVATHGDAESEVNRGLNCVKGYFLSKIMYGADRLTTPMLRKKNGKFDKDGEFEPVSWDEAFDTMAEKWKATLKAKGPKAVGMFGSGQWTIWEGYAASKLMKAGFRSNNIDPNARHCMASAVGGFIRTFGIDEPMGCYDDFEHADAFVLWGANMAEMHPILWTRIADRRLSHPHVRVAVMSTFENRCFDLADIPAVFTPQTDLIIANYIANHIVQSGAVNEAFVSSHVNFRKGAQDIGYGLRPDNPLEMAAANAGSGSSEPMSLEEFAAFVKPYTLDYAAERSGVPKARLQQMAELYADPDTKVMSLWTMGVNQHTRGVWMNNLIYNIHLLTGKIAQPGNSPFSLTGQPSACGTAREVGTFSHRLPADMVVKNPKHREIAETIWQLPSGTVPDWVGAHAVLQNRMLKDGEINCYWVQVNNNMQAAPNMMQEGLPGYRNPENFIVVSDAYPTVTAEAADLVLPTAMWVEKEGAYGNAERRTQFWHQLVQPPEGAKSDMWQVVEFSKRFKTEDVWPKEILDASPGYKGKTLYEVLFANGKVDAYPNSQIETGYANHEAEDFGFYIQKGLFEEYASFGRGHAHDLADFDTYHGNRGLRWPVVDGKETRWRFNGKYDPYVTDGADFRFYGKPDGKAVVFALPFEPAAESPDDDYPFWLSTGRVLEHWHSGSMTQRVPELFKAMPDAVCFMHPDDAEKLGLRRGMGVRIVSRRGEIISRVETRGRNKPPRGLVFVPWFDARQLINKVTLDATDPLSKQTDFKKCAVRIEAA from the coding sequence ATGAGTGGAATAAGTCGACGTGATGTCATCAAGGCGCAAGCGCTGGCTGCGGCCGCGGCGGCGGTGGGCGTGTCTGTTCCTGTCTCCGCGCAGAACCTTGTGACCGATGCGGGGCTGACCGATCTGAAATGGTCCAAGGCGGCTTGCCGTTTCTGCGGCACGGGATGCTCGATCATGGTTGCGACCAAGGCGGGGCGGGTGGTCGCGACACATGGCGATGCGGAATCGGAGGTCAACCGCGGGCTCAACTGCGTAAAGGGCTACTTCCTCTCCAAGATCATGTATGGCGCGGATCGTCTGACGACACCGATGCTGCGCAAGAAGAACGGCAAGTTCGACAAGGACGGCGAATTCGAGCCCGTCTCGTGGGACGAGGCTTTCGACACCATGGCGGAGAAATGGAAGGCGACGCTGAAGGCCAAGGGGCCGAAGGCCGTCGGCATGTTCGGTTCCGGCCAGTGGACGATCTGGGAAGGGTATGCGGCGTCGAAGCTGATGAAGGCGGGCTTTCGCTCCAACAATATCGATCCCAATGCGCGCCATTGCATGGCGTCTGCCGTAGGGGGATTCATCCGCACATTCGGCATCGATGAGCCAATGGGGTGCTACGACGATTTCGAGCATGCCGACGCATTCGTGCTGTGGGGCGCGAACATGGCGGAGATGCATCCGATCCTGTGGACGCGGATCGCGGATCGCCGCCTCAGTCATCCGCATGTGAGGGTCGCTGTCATGTCGACCTTCGAGAACCGCTGCTTCGATCTGGCCGATATCCCCGCGGTCTTCACGCCGCAGACGGATCTGATCATCGCCAACTACATCGCCAACCACATCGTCCAGTCGGGGGCGGTGAACGAGGCGTTCGTTTCCAGTCACGTGAACTTCAGAAAGGGGGCGCAGGATATCGGCTACGGCCTGCGCCCGGACAATCCGCTGGAGATGGCGGCGGCCAATGCGGGCAGCGGTTCCAGCGAGCCCATGTCGCTGGAGGAGTTCGCGGCGTTCGTGAAGCCCTACACGCTGGACTATGCGGCCGAACGCTCAGGCGTCCCGAAGGCGCGGCTGCAGCAGATGGCGGAGCTTTACGCCGATCCCGATACGAAGGTCATGTCGCTGTGGACCATGGGTGTGAACCAGCACACCCGCGGCGTGTGGATGAACAATCTCATCTACAACATCCATCTTCTGACCGGAAAGATCGCGCAGCCCGGCAACTCGCCGTTCTCGTTGACAGGCCAGCCGTCGGCCTGCGGCACGGCGCGCGAAGTCGGCACGTTCTCGCATCGCCTGCCCGCCGACATGGTTGTGAAGAACCCGAAGCACCGCGAAATCGCGGAAACGATCTGGCAATTGCCGAGCGGCACGGTGCCTGACTGGGTGGGGGCCCATGCGGTTCTCCAGAACAGGATGCTCAAGGACGGCGAGATCAATTGCTATTGGGTTCAGGTCAACAACAACATGCAGGCCGCGCCCAACATGATGCAGGAGGGACTGCCCGGTTACCGCAATCCGGAGAACTTCATCGTCGTCTCCGACGCCTATCCGACGGTGACGGCGGAGGCAGCCGATCTCGTTCTGCCCACGGCCATGTGGGTGGAAAAAGAAGGCGCCTACGGCAATGCCGAACGCCGCACCCAGTTCTGGCATCAGCTCGTCCAACCGCCTGAGGGCGCGAAGTCGGACATGTGGCAGGTGGTGGAATTCTCCAAACGCTTCAAGACAGAGGACGTGTGGCCAAAGGAGATCCTGGACGCCAGCCCGGGCTACAAGGGCAAGACGCTCTATGAGGTGTTGTTCGCCAACGGCAAGGTGGATGCCTATCCGAACAGCCAGATCGAGACGGGATACGCCAACCACGAGGCGGAGGATTTCGGCTTCTACATCCAGAAGGGGCTGTTTGAGGAATACGCGTCCTTCGGGCGCGGCCATGCCCATGATCTGGCGGATTTCGACACCTATCACGGCAATCGCGGCCTGCGCTGGCCGGTGGTCGATGGAAAAGAGACCCGCTGGCGCTTCAACGGCAAATACGATCCCTATGTGACGGACGGCGCCGACTTCAGATTCTACGGCAAGCCGGATGGCAAGGCGGTCGTCTTCGCGCTGCCATTCGAACCGGCGGCGGAGAGCCCGGACGATGACTATCCGTTCTGGTTGTCGACGGGCCGGGTGCTGGAGCACTGGCATTCCGGCTCGATGACCCAGCGTGTGCCGGAGCTTTTCAAGGCGATGCCGGATGCTGTGTGTTTCATGCATCCGGATGATGCCGAGAAGCTGGGATTGAGGCGCGGGATGGGCGTCAGGATCGTGTCGCGGCGCGGCGAGATCATCTCGCGCGTTGAGACACGCGGACGCAACAAGCCGCCGCGCGGCCTCGTCTTCGTGCCGTGGTTCGATGCGCGCCAGCTCATCAACAAGGTGACACTGGACGCGACCGATCCGCTTTCCAAACAAACCGACTTCAAGAAATGCGCCGTGCGCATTGAAGCTGCGTGA
- a CDS encoding nitrate reductase cytochrome c-type subunit has translation MRTLARIMIGVFALMSVAAFAQDQFATMRSKTPLAENAAPRPMAKPVNSDLRQARNYPEQPPLIPHSIEGYQVDKNSNKCLTCHARAAVQDSQAPMISITHFMNRDNQFLASVTPRRYFCNQCHVPQTDARPLVENTFVDVDRVIDYVKSTKGAK, from the coding sequence ATGAGAACCCTTGCAAGGATCATGATCGGCGTTTTCGCGCTGATGAGTGTTGCCGCCTTCGCGCAAGATCAGTTCGCGACCATGCGCTCCAAGACGCCGCTGGCCGAAAACGCGGCACCGCGCCCGATGGCCAAGCCGGTGAATTCCGACCTTCGGCAGGCGCGCAACTACCCTGAGCAGCCCCCGCTCATTCCGCATTCGATCGAGGGCTATCAGGTGGACAAGAACTCCAACAAGTGCCTGACGTGTCACGCGCGCGCAGCGGTGCAAGACTCGCAGGCACCGATGATATCGATCACCCATTTCATGAACCGGGACAACCAGTTCCTGGCCTCCGTCACACCCCGTCGCTACTTCTGCAACCAGTGCCACGTGCCGCAGACGGACGCCCGGCCGCTGGTGGAGAACACCTTCGTCGATGTGGACCGGGTGATCGATTACGTGAAGTCGACAAAGGGAGCCAAGTGA
- a CDS encoding NapC/NirT family cytochrome c, whose product MLAFLKRMWATVRRPSVHYSLGALTLGGFLMGIVFWGGFNTALELSNTETFCISCHEMENNVFAELKTTIHYANRSGVRASCPDCHVPHNWTDKIARKMQATKEVWGKIFGTINTREKFLEKRLELAQHEWARLKANDSLECRNCHSSDSMDITRQSARAVEQHERFLFTGEKTCIDCHKGIAHRLPDMAPTAMLSSDGEDARSVRAQLLAFIGRNEDADAGAGARSWD is encoded by the coding sequence ATGTTGGCTTTCCTCAAACGGATGTGGGCCACCGTGCGTCGGCCCAGCGTGCATTACAGTCTGGGCGCGCTGACGCTTGGTGGATTTCTGATGGGAATCGTGTTCTGGGGCGGCTTCAACACCGCCCTTGAACTGAGCAACACGGAAACGTTCTGCATCAGTTGTCACGAGATGGAGAACAACGTCTTCGCGGAGCTCAAGACGACGATCCACTATGCGAACCGTTCCGGCGTTCGGGCGAGTTGCCCGGATTGTCACGTGCCGCATAACTGGACCGACAAGATCGCCCGCAAGATGCAGGCGACGAAAGAGGTCTGGGGCAAGATCTTCGGCACCATCAACACGCGCGAGAAGTTCCTGGAAAAACGCCTTGAGCTTGCCCAGCACGAATGGGCCCGACTGAAGGCGAATGACTCGCTGGAATGCCGCAACTGCCATTCCTCCGACAGCATGGACATCACCCGCCAGAGTGCGCGTGCGGTGGAACAGCATGAGCGGTTCCTGTTCACGGGTGAGAAGACCTGCATCGATTGCCACAAGGGCATCGCGCATCGCCTGCCGGACATGGCGCCAACCGCGATGCTGTCAAGCGATGGCGAGGATGCGAGATCGGTGCGCGCGCAATTGCTGGCGTTCATTGGGCGCAATGAGGACGCAGACGCCGGGGCTGGTGCGCGATCATGGGATTGA
- a CDS encoding M48 family metalloprotease produces MNALLRHAVIDLTRILAVFVIYPICYVFSIVCFGPPLIFVYAALDGPETPEMAFLLIMGFGLAIFALSLAPVLLPLDFMFAPSLGARRPSMRERELLSRLEADYDAIASANGLPKVSFHLRVIDVDEINAYAYGRNGVAISRGVLELAKETPENWSMLITLLAHEIGHIVNHDTRFFAFLGTLQAPLFASIWILSQISRIPFLALLTILPLLGCWFAIASIDYILKLTSRAMEYRADAYALSVVGAERVLKLFDHPTFRDHNKGQSIRSFLVRSHPPTELRHDRIRRLSASE; encoded by the coding sequence ATGAATGCCCTACTTCGACATGCGGTGATTGATTTAACCCGGATACTGGCCGTTTTCGTCATATACCCGATCTGCTATGTATTTAGCATCGTGTGTTTTGGGCCTCCCCTAATATTTGTCTATGCGGCATTGGATGGCCCCGAAACCCCAGAAATGGCATTCTTACTAATCATGGGGTTTGGCCTCGCTATATTCGCGCTTTCCCTTGCGCCGGTTCTATTACCGCTCGATTTTATGTTCGCCCCCTCTCTTGGAGCCCGTCGCCCCTCGATGCGGGAGCGGGAGCTCTTATCCCGCCTTGAAGCGGACTACGATGCGATCGCCAGTGCCAACGGCCTTCCGAAGGTCAGCTTTCACTTGCGCGTCATCGACGTCGACGAAATAAACGCCTACGCATACGGAAGAAATGGCGTTGCCATATCACGCGGCGTACTTGAGCTTGCGAAAGAAACCCCAGAAAACTGGTCCATGCTTATTACGCTCCTGGCCCATGAAATAGGTCACATAGTCAACCATGACACGCGCTTTTTCGCATTCTTGGGCACACTTCAAGCCCCACTATTCGCCTCCATATGGATATTGAGCCAAATTTCCAGAATCCCATTCCTAGCCTTATTAACGATCTTGCCCCTGCTCGGGTGCTGGTTCGCAATCGCAAGCATCGACTACATCTTGAAACTCACAAGTCGCGCGATGGAGTACCGCGCTGACGCCTATGCTCTATCGGTAGTAGGTGCAGAGCGGGTGCTGAAACTTTTCGATCATCCGACCTTCCGCGATCACAACAAGGGGCAATCGATCCGCAGTTTCTTGGTGCGCTCGCACCCGCCCACGGAATTGCGCCATGACCGCATAAGAAGGCTTTCCGCTTCTGAATAG
- a CDS encoding RidA family protein: MIQRHIQTRINHRVVEAGGILHFGGLVADDFSLDMKGQTEQICAKIDKLLAEVGSSKEKLVTAMLYITDFDQKEGMNEAWLEWLPAEHLPTRATIGVAELGKGVLIEVVVTAVR; this comes from the coding sequence ATGATCCAGCGCCATATCCAGACCCGCATCAACCACCGCGTCGTCGAAGCCGGTGGCATCCTGCATTTCGGCGGCCTCGTGGCCGACGACTTCTCCCTCGACATGAAGGGCCAGACCGAACAGATCTGCGCCAAGATCGACAAGCTCCTGGCCGAGGTCGGCTCCTCCAAGGAAAAGCTTGTCACGGCGATGCTCTACATCACCGACTTCGACCAGAAGGAAGGCATGAACGAAGCATGGCTGGAATGGCTCCCGGCCGAGCACCTTCCGACCCGCGCCACCATTGGCGTTGCCGAACTTGGCAAGGGCGTGCTGATCGAGGTCGTCGTTACCGCCGTTCGCTGA